One segment of Strix uralensis isolate ZFMK-TIS-50842 chromosome 11, bStrUra1, whole genome shotgun sequence DNA contains the following:
- the LOC141948181 gene encoding zona pellucida sperm-binding protein 3-like codes for MRPGSNLGFALFCWIFGEVVAYNPWGFPRGDAELRRYEGDLSLGWSHTFSQPSPWAWVDVSQLQAAAPLHPVAVQCQEAQMVVTVHRDLFGTGRLVRASELTLGSAACLPVAQSAAEGTVTFVARLHECGSALQVTPDALVYSMSLNYKPVPAGNPVIIRTSPAVVPVECHYPRRYNVSSDGVKPTWVPFRSTLSSEEKLPFSLRLMNDDWSAERLSTIFQLGEILHFQAGVNTENHAPLRLFVDNCVATPTPDRSSSLQYPFIDFSGCLVDGQLDDATSTFISPRPRPDVLQFAVDAFKFAGDSSNLIYVICHLKVSMADQAPDPLNKACSFNKASNLWAPVEGTRDVCSCCEMRSCGLARHSRRLHAPSRWQGGRAPRELPSQFDPLEKEADVVVGPLFIHSRQDHSVRRMPSQDAGHLWMVLGLAAIASLVMLILAVLGALTVCWKPSNPV; via the exons ATGAGGCCTGGAAGCAACTTGGGGTTTGCGCTTTTCTGCTGGATTTTTGGGGAGGTGGTTGCTTACAACCCTTGGGGCTTTCCTAGAGGGGATGCAGAGCTGCGGAGGTACGAAGGGGATCTTTCCTTAGGGTGGTCCCATACTTTCTCCCAGCCCTCTCCCTGGGCATGGGTGGATGTGTCCCAGCTCCAGGCTGCAGCCCCGCTGCACCCCGTGGCCGTGCAGTGCCAGGAGGCGCAGATGGTGGTCACAGTGCACAGGGACCTCTTTGGCACGGGACGCCTGGTCAGGGCTTCAGAGCTGACCCTGGGCTCTGCCGCTTGCTTGCCTGTGGCCCAGAGTGCTGCTGAGGGCACAGTGACCTTCGTGGCCAGACTGCATGAGTGTGGCAGCGCCCTCCAG GTGACCCCTGATGCTCTAGTCTACAGCATGAGCTTAAATTACAAGCCAGTTCCTGCTGGCAACCCTGTCATCATCCgcaccagccctgctgtggtTCCTGTTGAGTGCCACTACCCGAG GAGGTACAACGTGAGCAGTGATGGTGTCAAGCCCACATGGGTGCCCTTCCGCTCCACCCTGTCCTCTGAGGAGAAGCTACCCTTCTCCCTGCGTCTCATGAATG ATGACTGGAGTGCTGAGAGACTCTCTACCATATTTCAACTGGGAGAAATCCTCCACTTCCAAGCTGGTGTCAACACAGAGAACCATGCACCTCTGAGGCTCTTTGTGGACAACTGTGTGGCTACCCCGACCCCAGACAGGAGCTCTTCTCTCCAGTATCcattcattgacttcagtgg GTGCCTGGTGGATGGGCAACTGGATGATGCCACCTCGACTTTTATATCCCCAAGACCCAGGCCAGATGTGCTTCAGTTCGCAGTAGATGCGTTCAAGTTTGCAGGAGACTCCAGCAATCTG ATCTATGTTATCTGTCATCTGAAGGTCTCTATGGCTGATCAAGCTCCAGACCCTCTGAACAAGGCTTGCTCCTTCAACAAAGCCAGCAACCT CTGGGCTCCTGTGGAAGGCACCCGGGATGTCTGCTCCTGTTGTGAGATGAGGAGCTGTGGCTTGGCCAGGCACTCCAGGAGGCTCCATGCTCCCTCCCGATGGCAAGGAGGACGTGCCCCGAGAGAACTGCCCTCCCAGTTTG ATCCCTTGGAGAAAGAAGCAGATGTTGTGGTTGGACCTCTCTTCATCCACAGCCGGCAGGATCACTCAGTTAGAAGGATGCCTTCACAAG ATGCAGGTCACTTGTGGATGGTATTGGGGCTGGCTGCAATTGCTAGTTTGGTCATGCTGATCCTTGCTGTTCTAGGAGCTCTGACCGTCTGCTGGAAACCCAGCAACCCTGTTTAA
- the LOC141948168 gene encoding zona pellucida sperm-binding protein 3-like has protein sequence MGPESGLILSLLCWAVGEVAAYPPWDFSWGEPASRGARADPHTWSWVEDPQSRAISSQHPVMVQCQEAQLVVIVNRDLFGTGRLVNAADLTLGPAACKHSSLNPAHNTVTFTAGLHECGSIVQITPDSLIYRTLLNYDPSPASNPVIIRSNPAVIPIECHYPRRENVSSNAIRPTWAPFSSTLSAEERLVFSLRLMNEDWSAERPFTGFQLGDVLNIQAEVNTESHVPLRLFVDSCVAALSPGTDSSPHYTIIDFNGCLVDGRLDDTSSAFITPRPQEDVLRFRIDVFRFAGDTRNLIYITCHLKVTPADQAPDPLNKACSFNKARNTWAPVEGTRDICSCCETGNCESPALSRRLNPLERWPGRRFRRHNADGKEAEADVVIGPVLLSRDLGAVGEQEERGQGGVTAVPDVGTGLICVLAGVGLAGVGLAVGVGRRRCARASA, from the exons ATGGGACCTGAAAGCGGCTTGatcctctctcttctctgctgGGCAGTGGGCGAGGTGGCTGCCTACCCACCCTGGGATTTCTCCTGGGGTGAACCAGCAAGCCGGGGAGCACGGGCAGACCCCCACACCTGGTCCTGGGTGGAAGACCCCCAATCTCGAGCCATCTCCAGCCAGCATCCGGTGATGGTGCAGTGCCAGGAGGCTCAGCTGGTGGTGATAGTGAACAGGGACCTCTTTGGTACTGGCCGCCTGGTCAATGCGGCTGACCTGACGCTGGGGCCAGCAGCATGCAAGCATTCCTCGCTGAACCCTGCCCACAACACCGTCACCTTCACTGCCGGCCTCCACGAGTGTGGCAGCATCGTGCAG ATCACTCCGGATTCCCTCATCTACCGCACGCTCCTCAACTATGACCCCAGCCCTGCCAGTAACCCCGTCATCATCCGCAGCAACCCCGCTGTCATCCCCATCGAGTGCCACTACCCCAG GAGGGAGAACGTGAGCAGCAATGCCATCCGGCCCACCTGGGCTCCCTTCAGCTCCACACTGTCAGCAGAGGAGAGGCTGGTGTTCTCCCTGCGCCTCATGAACG AGGACTGGAGTGCTGAGAGACCCTTCACTGGTTTCCAACTGGGCGACGTCCTCAACATCCAAGCTGAGGTGAACACGGAGAGCCACGTGCCGCTGCGGTTGTTTGTGGACAGCTGCGTGGCCGCCCTGAGCCCCGGCACCGATTCCTCACCCCACTACACCATCATCGATTTCAATGG GTGTCTGGTTGATGGGAGGTTGGATGACACCAGCTCTGCCTTCATCACCCCCCGGCCCCAGGAGGACGTGCTGCGCTTCAGGATTGATGTGTTCAGGTTCGCAGGGGATACCAGGAACCTG ATCTACATCACCTGCCACCTGAAGGTGACCCCAGCAGACCAAGCCCCGGACCCCCTAAACAAGGCTTGCTCCTTCAACAAAGCCAGAAACAC CTGGGCACCCGTGGAAGGCACCCGGGacatctgcagctgctgtgaGACGGGCAACTGTGAGTCCCCTGCGCTCTCCCGAAGGCTCAACCCCCTGGAGCGATGGCCCGGCCGTCGCTTCCGCCGCCACAATGCCGACG ggaaAGAGGCTGAAGCTGACGTGGTCATCGGCCCCGTGCTCCTCTCGAGGGACCTGGGCGCAgtgggagagcaggaggagagaggtcAGG GTGGGGTGACGGCAGTGCCCGACGTGGGGACAGGGCTGATCTGCGTGCTGGCTGGTGTGGGGCTGGCCGGTGTGGGGCTGGCCGTCGGCGTGGGGCGCAGGAGGTGCGCCCGTGCCTCGGCGTGA
- the LOXL1 gene encoding lysyl oxidase homolog 1, with amino-acid sequence MARRGAWGLWAALGCGLCLLAGGQEQAGGGQPWRQLIQWENNGRVYSLLNTGAEYVPAGQERPGGNRLLLAGAVTGGTGSVRRQAPAVPPRPGSETVRGQTRHPFGFGQVPENWREGPVGDTTASQRVRPAGRPRQSSSSSSSSFAYASVGQPAYPQFPFAPQYEPYEAPRAYDEAYTYYRSTGTGGAAVASAAASASVVYPFQPRARYEDYGEEQSPYRAQGYYPAAERPYVPAAPQPVDGLDRRYSHSLYHDTGGSPEQGGPDSYANQQPAGHGIASADNLQPPTGTGYGGQYPPYEPQPPFRALEPYGVPRPEPYLPARSPEMPQAVPDSQARVSVGSVYRPSHGGRGLPDLVPDPNYVQASTYVQRAHLYSLRCAAEEKCLASTAYTAEATDYDVRVLLRFPQRVKNQGTADFLPSRPRHSWEWHSCHQHYHSMDEFSHYDLLDATTGRKVAEGHKASFCLEDTTCDFGNLKRYACTAHTQGLSPGCYDTYNADIDCQWIDITDVQPGNYVLKVQVNPKYIVLESDFTNNVVRCNIHYTGRYVATTNCKISQS; translated from the exons ATGGCGCGGCGGGGAGcctgggggctgtgggcagcGCTGGGCTGCGGGCTCTGCCTGCTGGCgggcgggcaggagcaggcaggcgGCGGGCAGCCGTGGAGGCAGCTGATCCAGTGGGAGAACAACGGCCGCGTTTACAGCTTGCTTAATACCGGCGCCGAGTATGTACCGGCGGGGCAGGAGAGGCCCGGAGGGAACCGGTTGCTGCTGGCGGGAGCGGTGACCGGAGGAACGGGCAGCGTCCGGAGGCAGGCACCGGCCGTCCCGCCGCGGCCGGGCTCCGAGACGGTGCGGGGGCAGACGCGGCATCCCTTCGGTTTCGGGCAGGTGCCCGAAAACTGGCGTGAGGGACCGGTGGGCGACACTACTGCCTCGCAACGGGTACGGCCTGCCGGCCGCCCGCGccagtcttcctcctcctcctcctcgtccttcGCCTACGCCTCCGTCGGGCAGCCGGCGTACCCCCAATTCCCCTTCGCCCCCCAGTACGAGCCCTACGAGGCCCCCCGCGCGTACGACGAGGCGTACACCTATTACCGCAGTACCGGCACCGGCGGGGCGGCCGTGGCTTCGGCGGCGGCGAGCGCCAGCGTGGTGTACCCCTTCCAACCCCGGGCACGCTACGAGGACTACGGGGAGGAGCAGAGCCCCTATAGAGCCCAGGGTTACTACCCGGCGGCTGAACGCCCCTACGTGCCCGCTGCCCCCCAACCGGTTGATGGGCTGGACCGCCGGTACTCCCATAGCTTGTACCACGACACCGGGGGCTCACCGGAGCAGGGCGGCCCGGACTCGTACGCCAACCAGCAACCCGCCGGCCACGGCATCGCATCAGCGGACAACCTACAACCTCCCACCGGGACAGGGTACGGGGGCCAGTACCCACCCTACGAGCCGCAGCCGCCTTTTCGGGCGCTGGAGCCTTACGGTGTTCCTCGCCCCGAGCCCTACCTGCCTGCCAGGAGTCCTGAAATGCCACAAGCTGTCCCCGATAGCCAAGCCCGGGTCAGCGTGGGCAGCGTCTACAGGCCCAGCCACGGTGGACGGG GTCTCCCCGACTTGGTGCCGGACCCCAACTACGTGCAAGCGTCCACCTACGTGCAGCGAGCTCACCTGTACTCGCTGCGCTGCGCGGCTGAGGAGAAGTGCCTGGCCAG CACTGCCTACACCGCTGAAGCCACCGACTACGATGTGCGGGTGCTCCTGCGGTTTCCCCAGCGGGTGAAGAACCAGGGCACGGCCGACTTTCTGCCCAGCCGGCCCCGGCACAGCTGGGAGTGGCACAGCTGTCACCA gcactACCACAGCATGGATGAGTTCAGCCACTACGACCTGCTGGATGCCACCACGGGGAGGAAGGTGGCCGAGGGCCACAAGGCCAGCTTCTGCCTGGAGGACACCACCTGCGATTTCGGCAACCTGAAGCGTTACGCCTGCACGGCCCATACTCAG GGCTTAAGCCCGGGCTGCTACGACACCTACAACGCCGACATCGACTGCCAGTGGATCGATATAACAGATGTGCAGCCAGGGAATTACGTCTTAAAG GTTCAAGTGAACCCCAAATACATCGTCCTGGAGTCAGACTTCACCAACAACGTGGTGAGGTGCAACATCCATTACACCGGACGCTACGTCGCCACGACAAACTGCAAGATTTCCCA aTCTTGA